The Polyangium aurulentum genomic interval AATAGCCCTGCACGGCGGGCAGGTTGGAGGCGGTGTTGTAGTCGGCGATTCCCTCCCGCGGCTCCCCCGTGGTGGCGAAGGGGTGGTTCAACGCGGCGCGGTACTCGAGGCGCTGCCAGAGCTTGCCCTTGAGGTAGACGCCGAGCTGGCGCGCGAACTGGTCGCTCTTGTCGATCGTCGGCCAGTTGTGGATCGGCGAATCCATCGTCATCGAATTGATGGTGCTCGCGCTGGCGAGGCGCGAGACGCCGTTCCAGTAATGCAGGCCCACGCCGACCGAGAGCCAGTCGCCGGCGACGCGGTACTCGCCCCAGGCGTCGTGGATGAAGATCTGCGGCTTCTTCGGCGTATCCCCCGCGCCAAACCCCCCGCCCACGGTGCTCTGGTTGTTGATGCCGATGTGCATCACCATCGACAGATCGCGCAGGAGCTGGCCATGAAAGAGCATGCGCGAGCGGCGAATGCCGATGTCCAGGCTCTCGTCGGGCGTCCCCCCGTGGACGACCGAATCGGGGTTGTGCTCGTTGAAGCGCATCCAGAACTGATGCCAGGTGAGGATGCGCAGGAAGCGCGAGCCGTCCTTCGAGAGGTCGATCTTCACGCCCTTGTCGAGATCGGCGTCGTAGTCGGCCCGGGCGTCCCCGCCGAGGGCGAGCACGGCGGTCGCCATCGCAATGGAAAGGCATTTCTTCACGGCCACCTCGCGCGGCGTTGAAATGGAACGACGAACGGCGGGCCCGAGGCTCCTCGCGGGTCGGGCGCCATCGCCGATCGCCGTTTCGTTCGAATTTGCAACACGCATACCAGAGCCCGGCAGGCCCCTCCCCCGGCCGGATGCGTGCGTGCCCCCTCGGGCTGGGGTGTTTCGTAACGTGGAGGCGTTTCGTTCCGTAACGAACGCGGTGCGTCAGCGCATGTCGGCCCGCGCGAGCGCTATCGCGACGCCTCGCTCGACCGGGGCGGCTCGACGGTCGAACGCCCCTCGAGGACGCCGCCGTCCGCGGTCATCGCGATGACCCGCCCGACGTCGGCGAACATGCTGACGAAGGGGATCTGCCAGCGCTCGGAGCCGTAGGCGCAGCGCCAGACCGGCGTCTCGGCCGGCTCCTGGATCCACAGGCTGCCCGCGCTCGCCGCCCACACGTTGCGCGCCGGATCGATGGCCGCGACCGACAGATCGGGCTCGCCCTCGATCACCGACTCCTGCATCCCGCTGCCCTCGAAGCGCACGGTGCGCCCGCTCGCCCCGACGATGACCCCGAGCGAAAGCTCCGGCCGCGTCGCCGAGCCCAGATAGGCGCGACAAACCGGCACCTTGATGCGGTGAACCTCCCATTGCAGGGGCTCGTAGATCACCGCGAATCCCTCGCCCTCGTGGGTCCGCCCCGTCACGATCCACCGCTCGCCGTCGAGGCGCGAAAGCGACGATACGCTCGCCGCGCGCCGGAGCGTCGCGGGCTTGATCCAGTGGCCCGCCGCGATCCCGTAGAGCACCGGCGGCGAGTCGTCGCGCACGCCCACGAAGACGGCCAGCTCGTTCAGGTCGCCGCTCGCGAGCACGAAGCGCACCGAGGGGTCGGGCCCGCGCATCACGCGCGTCGTGCCCTGGGTCGTGCACAGCGCAATGGTCGCATTCTCGCCGCCCACGGCCCACGCGCCCGCGTCGACGCGCAGGACGAAATGGGCGCTCTGGCCCGCGTCCATTCCGTCGAGCGGCACGGGGCGAAACTCGATGCCGTCCCAGAACGCGAGCCCGTCCTTGGTCACCGCCATCGCCCGCCCGTCGCCGTCCCACGCGGCGCTGCGGATGATCCGCTCGTCGCCACCCGGGACATGCCGCGCCATCCACGCGAGCGCCACCGGATCGATATCGGTCGTGGCCAGGGTGGGGCGCCTGCGCGCCGACATCCGAAGCCCGCCAGGGGGCCGCTTGAGCGCGGGCACGATCATGCTGGCGAGCACCGAGGCGCTCTGGATGCGCCGCTCGCGCGCCGCCGCCGTGCCCTGCGCAATGGCCATGTCGATGACCGCGCAAGCGTCGGGGCGATTGGCGAGGAGCGGCGAGATCCACCCGCCCTCGCGGATCGACCGGCGCGCGGGCGCCTCGATTTGCCGCATGATGTCGCCCACCTCCTCGGCGTCGAAGAGGTGCTCGCCCGTGAGCATGAAATAGATCACCGCCGAGAGCGAGAACACGTCGCTCGCGGTGTCCGCGTCGCGGCCGAGGAGCTGCTCGGGCGGCGCATAGCCCGGCGTCCCCATCCGCACCGCGCCGAAGGTGCCGACCATGCCCATCGGACGCGCGATGCCGAAATCGGCGATCTTGAAGATCTCCTCCGCCCCGAGGCTGCAACAAAGCACGTTGTCGGGCTTCAGATCGCGGTGGATCACGCCGACCTCGTGGATCGCGCCGAGCCCCTGCGTGAGGCACTCGACCGCGTGCGCGGCCCGCTCGGGGTCGAAGGCGGCGCCGGTGTCGTCGATCGATCGGTCGATGCGCTCCTCGAGCGTCGTGCCCTCCCCGCCGCCGTGCACGTACTCGATGGCGAGCCAGGGCAGCGCGAGCGTCTTCACGCCGTCCTCGAAGGGCACGCTGCCCACGTCGATGAGGCGCACGACGAAGGGCGTGGGCGGCACGTGCTCGTTCAAGCGCCCGAGCGCGACGGCCTCTTTCTGCACGAAGAGCGCCGCCCTGTCGCCGCTGTTGCGCACGATGTGCGGCGACAGGACCTTGATCACGACCGGCGTCTGCCCCTCGGGCGACATGCGCATCGCGTAGAACGCCACCGCGAAGCCGCCACCGCCGAGCGCGTGCGAGAGCCTGTACTTGACCCCGGGTTGGATCTCGGAGGCGATCTCGGTGCCTCGGAGCGCGTTGCGCAGATCGTAGGGCGAACGAACGATCACCGTACGAGCATACCCTGTCCGCGGTGGAAGGCAGCGCCGACGGCGGAGGAGCTCGCTCCTTTCCTCACCCCGGCCCCACCCACTCCGCTGCGGTGGACATCACCTTCGCGTTGTCGACCACGTTCTCGAGGAAGCTCTGTCGCCAGCGAGGCTCACCGATACGGTCGGCCTGCTCGAGGAGCCTGCGGCGCGCCTCGAGGATGCGGCGTTTGGCCTCGGCGTCCTGGCCTGCGCCGCGCAGCGCGAGCGCGTGGACGAGGCGAACCAGCGACTCGCCCTCCTGGATGCTCCGCAGCCGCTCGAGGATACGCATGGCCTCGTTCGCCGGCCCGAGCGCGGCGGCGTGTTGCCCCCACGACAGCAGCACGCTCGCGAGGGTCCCGAGGGCGTACGCGCGCAAGGTGGGCATCTCGACCGCGATCTCGGCCGCCCCGTGCGCCATGGCCACGGCCTCGTCGAGGGCGCCTTGCATGGCCCGCATGCGGGCGAGGTAGATGCGCGCGGTGCACTCGGCCCGGCGGTTGCCCTGCCGCGCGCACTGCGCGAGGGCCGCGGAGGTCGTGGCGATCCCCTCGTCGACCCTGCCGACGTACGCGAGCGCCGAGCCGAGGTTCACCTTGGCCGCGCTCACGAAGGCGAGCTGCATGGCCTCGGCGACGCCGATGGTCTCGCGCAGCGCGGCGACGGCGCGCTCGTAGGCGCCGAAGTGCACGTACGCGTTGGCGACGTTCACGTGCTGCAAGCACACGCTGCGCACGTCGCCCGCGGAGGTGAAGCCGTCGATCGAGGACTCGAGGCAGCGCAGGTGGACGATGAAGTCGCCCTCGTGCGCGGCGAGCTCGCCCCGCGCGACGTCGAGCCACGCCCGCAAGAACGGCCCCACCACGCCCTTGCCGAACGCGCGCCGCTGCGCGCCCCGGAGGAGCCGCCGCGCGAGCCCGAGGATGCCCGTCCGAACGACGACGAGCGTGAGGCGGCAGATCGTCACGATGTGCGGCTCGCTCGCGAGCTCCTCGCCCTCTTCCTCCTCCATCGCGTTCAGCTCGTCGACGCTCGCGAGCACGAGATCCTTGCGCCCGAGCGCGCCGTTCGCGAGCACGAGGTGGCCGAAGGCGGCGTGCCAGCGCGCGCTGCCCCGCGTGAGCCTGCCGAGCGCCTCCCGCGCGGTGCGGGCCGATTCGGCGTAGTTGCCGAGCCAGTGGTGCGCCACGGCCTGCACGAGCCACAGCCTGCCGCGCGCCTCCTCGCCCGTGGCCGGATCGCGCAGCGCGACGTCCGCCGAGTGGAGCGCGTCTCGGAGCGCGTTCACGCCGAGCGCGTGCTCGGCCTTGTCGACCTCGTCGCCCTCGCGCTGCGCGCTCGCCTCCTCGCGCCACTCGGAGCCCGATTGAGGCGGCGGGACGAGCAGCCCCTTGCCGCGCTCGGAAGGAGGCGGGCGCACCTCGATCGTGTCGCGCGAGGCCACCTGCGCGTTCTCGTCGAAGAGGAGCCTGTCCAGGGCCAGCTCCTCCTCGACGTCGGCGGCGGGCGCGGCGCTCGGCCCGGGGCCGACGCCGGGCGCGGTCGAGGCGGTGGTCGAGACGAAGGCCCTCGCGCCGCGCGCGTAGGTGGCGAGCAGCTCGTCGCGGAAGGCGGTCATGCTCGGGTAGCGCTCGGCGGGGTTTCTGGCGAGCGCGCGGTGGATCACGGGGGCGAAGGGCGCGGCGATCTCGGGCGCGAGCAGATCGAGCCTCGCGGGCGGCTGCGAGGTGAGCTTCAACAGAATCGCCTGATTGGTCGGCCCCTCGAAGGGCATGCTGCCGCTCAGCATCTCGAAGAGGACGACGCCCATCGCCCACACGTCGCTGCGCGCGTCGACGGCCTGCCCCTGCGCCTGCTCGGGGGACATGTATTGCAAGGTGCCCACGAGCGCGCCGGAGAACGTGAGGTTTTGCGCCGCCTCCTGCGTGACCTTGGCGACGCCGAAATCGATGATCTTGGGCA includes:
- a CDS encoding serine/threonine-protein kinase; this encodes MIVRSPYDLRNALRGTEIASEIQPGVKYRLSHALGGGGFAVAFYAMRMSPEGQTPVVIKVLSPHIVRNSGDRAALFVQKEAVALGRLNEHVPPTPFVVRLIDVGSVPFEDGVKTLALPWLAIEYVHGGGEGTTLEERIDRSIDDTGAAFDPERAAHAVECLTQGLGAIHEVGVIHRDLKPDNVLCCSLGAEEIFKIADFGIARPMGMVGTFGAVRMGTPGYAPPEQLLGRDADTASDVFSLSAVIYFMLTGEHLFDAEEVGDIMRQIEAPARRSIREGGWISPLLANRPDACAVIDMAIAQGTAAARERRIQSASVLASMIVPALKRPPGGLRMSARRRPTLATTDIDPVALAWMARHVPGGDERIIRSAAWDGDGRAMAVTKDGLAFWDGIEFRPVPLDGMDAGQSAHFVLRVDAGAWAVGGENATIALCTTQGTTRVMRGPDPSVRFVLASGDLNELAVFVGVRDDSPPVLYGIAAGHWIKPATLRRAASVSSLSRLDGERWIVTGRTHEGEGFAVIYEPLQWEVHRIKVPVCRAYLGSATRPELSLGVIVGASGRTVRFEGSGMQESVIEGEPDLSVAAIDPARNVWAASAGSLWIQEPAETPVWRCAYGSERWQIPFVSMFADVGRVIAMTADGGVLEGRSTVEPPRSSEASR
- a CDS encoding serine/threonine-protein kinase, with product MGDSGRHREGARLPSAALVTPGGRGPVIEPPVPIARVYDDDEEMDVESRPTAVLMPFSAGIVIGGKFALQRVIASGAMGVVFEAWDLYIERRVALKLMHPHLAHDSRLVARFRREAQAAARIQHPNVVSVLEVGKRRDGTFYIVHELIPGQTLRDYLRARGRIDPGEALSIASPVMGGLMAAHARGIIHRDIKPENILLAQTPSGELVPKIIDFGVAKVTQEAAQNLTFSGALVGTLQYMSPEQAQGQAVDARSDVWAMGVVLFEMLSGSMPFEGPTNQAILLKLTSQPPARLDLLAPEIAAPFAPVIHRALARNPAERYPSMTAFRDELLATYARGARAFVSTTASTAPGVGPGPSAAPAADVEEELALDRLLFDENAQVASRDTIEVRPPPSERGKGLLVPPPQSGSEWREEASAQREGDEVDKAEHALGVNALRDALHSADVALRDPATGEEARGRLWLVQAVAHHWLGNYAESARTAREALGRLTRGSARWHAAFGHLVLANGALGRKDLVLASVDELNAMEEEEGEELASEPHIVTICRLTLVVVRTGILGLARRLLRGAQRRAFGKGVVGPFLRAWLDVARGELAAHEGDFIVHLRCLESSIDGFTSAGDVRSVCLQHVNVANAYVHFGAYERAVAALRETIGVAEAMQLAFVSAAKVNLGSALAYVGRVDEGIATTSAALAQCARQGNRRAECTARIYLARMRAMQGALDEAVAMAHGAAEIAVEMPTLRAYALGTLASVLLSWGQHAAALGPANEAMRILERLRSIQEGESLVRLVHALALRGAGQDAEAKRRILEARRRLLEQADRIGEPRWRQSFLENVVDNAKVMSTAAEWVGPG